AAGGCATATCCTTTGCAGCATTATTCGCACCACCATATACATCTTTTAATCCAAACGGAGTAGATGGTATATTTGGAAGAATGGCTGATGATGTTTTTGATTTGATAGCACCATTTAGAGCAAGCGTTATATCTTAAATGTAGGAAGGAATGACAATAATGTTAAGTGCAGATATTAAGAGTAAAATTGATAAACTATGGAATAACTTCTGGTCAGGGGGAATATCTAACCCTCTTACTGTAATAGAGCAGATATCATATTTATTATTTATAAAGAGATTAGATGATATAGACAATGCTAATGAAAAGAGAGCTAATAGAATAGGAAAACCGTTTAAATCTCTTTTCGTAGAATTAAGTGAAAAATTAAAAGATAAAAATGAAGAAATAATTAAATCTGATTTTGATTGGGAATTAATGAAGTGGAGTCAATTTAAACATTTAGATGTTGAAAAAATGTTTCAGGTTGTATCACAGAAGGTATTTCCAGCTATAAAAAAATTAGGGGGAGATAATTCTAGTTTTACAGCTGAAATGAAGGATGCAGTATTTATGATACCAAAACCCTCATTACTTCAAGAATCTGTAAGAATTATTGATGAAATAAACATGGACGATGCAGACACAAAGGGTGACTTATACGAGTACCTTTTATCAAAGCTTGCTACATCAGGAGTAAATGGTCAGTTTAGAACACCAAGACACATAATAAGAATGATGGTAGAGCTTATGGACCCAACATCAGAGGATAAAATATGCGACCCAGCTTGTGGTACCGCTGGATTCATAATCAATTCTTTAGAATATATTTTAGAAAAATATACAAGACCAGAAAGTGTATTTACAGATGAAGAAGGAAATTTTCATAACAGAATTGGTGATATGATGAGTAATGAGGAATGGGAGCATTTTAGAACTGAGATGTTCTATGGATTTGATTTTGACTCATCAATGGTTAGAATAGCTTCCATGAATCTTATGCTTCACAGTATTGATAATCCAAATGTGAGAAGAATGGATTCACTATCTAAAAATTATGAAGAAGAAAACAAATACACATTAGTTCTTGCTAATCCACCTTTTAAAGGAAGTATAGATAAAAATGATATAAATTCTACATTAGTAAAAGGAGCAAAAACAACAAAAACTGAATTATTATTTATGAAACTTATAAATAGAATACTAGATTTAGGTGGAAGATGCGCCGTTATAGTACCAGATGGAGTTCTATTTGGTTCAACTAAGGCACACAAAGATATAAGAAAAACATTAGTAGAAGAAAATGCCTTAGAAGGTGTAATATCAATGCCTTCAGGAGTATTCAA
The DNA window shown above is from Haloimpatiens massiliensis and carries:
- a CDS encoding HsdM family class I SAM-dependent methyltransferase; this encodes MLSADIKSKIDKLWNNFWSGGISNPLTVIEQISYLLFIKRLDDIDNANEKRANRIGKPFKSLFVELSEKLKDKNEEIIKSDFDWELMKWSQFKHLDVEKMFQVVSQKVFPAIKKLGGDNSSFTAEMKDAVFMIPKPSLLQESVRIIDEINMDDADTKGDLYEYLLSKLATSGVNGQFRTPRHIIRMMVELMDPTSEDKICDPACGTAGFIINSLEYILEKYTRPESVFTDEEGNFHNRIGDMMSNEEWEHFRTEMFYGFDFDSSMVRIASMNLMLHSIDNPNVRRMDSLSKNYEEENKYTLVLANPPFKGSIDKNDINSTLVKGAKTTKTELLFMKLINRILDLGGRCAVIVPDGVLFGSTKAHKDIRKTLVEENALEGVISMPSGVFKPYAGVSTAVLLFTKGGETNKVWFYDMQSDGFSLDDKRNKLDNDGDIPDIIEKWRAIKKDNSIEPTKEDKWFWVEKEDIVGNDYDLSINKYKQIEYEEVVYEKPEVILEKIEALEKSILEDIAVIKGMVK